From one Oceanispirochaeta sp. M1 genomic stretch:
- the rbfA gene encoding 30S ribosome-binding factor RbfA — MNDLRMKRVESLIREQVSTLIMNQELKDPRINTLLSITSVKVSNDLSSAKLYVSGLEGEAKLKKSVAALNHAAGFIQNRVGKQIRMRLTPKMLFLPDTSVRDGYMLNQKIEHLLHDKTEEE; from the coding sequence GTGAATGATTTGAGAATGAAACGGGTTGAAAGTCTGATCCGGGAACAGGTGAGTACTCTGATAATGAATCAGGAACTTAAAGATCCCAGGATCAACACTCTACTCTCTATTACATCTGTTAAGGTTTCTAATGATCTCTCCTCCGCGAAGCTATATGTTTCGGGGCTGGAAGGTGAGGCTAAGCTGAAAAAGAGCGTTGCTGCTCTCAATCATGCTGCCGGATTTATCCAGAACAGAGTCGGTAAACAGATCAGGATGAGACTTACACCTAAAATGCTGTTCCTTCCTGATACATCTGTCCGGGACGGTTATATGCTGAACCAGAAGATTGAACATCTGTTACATGATAAAACAGAAGAAGAATGA
- the pnp gene encoding polyribonucleotide nucleotidyltransferase, which translates to METFKFQLGEDEIILETGKMAKQANGSVLARCGGSAVMATVCCGSEPKEGLDYVPLSVDYNERYYAAGKIPGGFLKRESRPKDKEILVSRLIDRPMRPLFYKDFGREIQVVPMTVSTDQEHTPDVLGMIAAFAAVMISDIPFNGPVAAVRVASIKGEYIINPTFAQIEEGELDIIVAASNDGICMVEGGANEVSEEMMLGAIQAAEKTLADLCDFLADMAAKCGKEKLPLVEKTIKLEKWDVMYAEAFPQMETAVFMDGKFERRDAIRAIKKAMLAKYEADIPEEQIRLVGDLFEELERVIIRKSIIEKNVRCDKRASDKIRDISCEIDMLDRAHGSALFTRGETQSLGVTTLGSVQDEQIMDDIDGDRRANFMLHYNFPPYSVGETGRLGTGRREIGHGHLAQRAIEGVLPSKEEFPYTIRVVSEILESNGSSSQATICSGSLSLLDAGVPLKRPVAGIAMGLIKEGDDFAVLSDILGEEDHMGDMDFKVAGSEEGITAFQMDIKIPGISIEIMKKALSQALEGRLHILKIMNETISEPSSEVSEFAPSVTSFKVDVDKIGLLIGPGGKNIKGMAEKSGAKINIDEDGTVNVFCREKKGTDMAEAMIRGMIEEPEVGTLYKAVVKRIMDFGAFMEFLPGKEGLCHISKISAERVNNVSDVLKEGQEVEVRLIEVDRMGRINLSVVDALDKNWKSKSGGMNRR; encoded by the coding sequence ATGGAAACTTTTAAATTTCAACTCGGTGAAGATGAAATCATCCTGGAAACAGGTAAAATGGCTAAACAGGCTAATGGTTCCGTTTTGGCCCGCTGTGGTGGATCTGCTGTTATGGCAACTGTCTGCTGTGGTTCAGAACCAAAAGAGGGACTCGATTATGTTCCCCTCTCAGTAGATTACAACGAGCGTTATTACGCTGCCGGTAAAATTCCCGGTGGATTTCTCAAAAGAGAATCCAGACCCAAAGACAAGGAAATCCTTGTATCCCGTCTGATCGACCGTCCTATGAGACCCCTTTTCTATAAGGATTTCGGACGTGAAATTCAGGTAGTACCCATGACTGTTTCAACAGACCAGGAACATACTCCTGATGTACTGGGTATGATTGCAGCATTTGCTGCTGTTATGATTTCAGACATTCCCTTTAACGGACCCGTTGCGGCTGTTAGAGTTGCTTCCATAAAAGGTGAGTACATCATCAACCCGACATTTGCACAGATCGAAGAGGGAGAGCTCGATATTATTGTAGCCGCTTCTAATGACGGTATCTGCATGGTTGAAGGTGGAGCTAACGAAGTATCAGAAGAGATGATGCTCGGTGCCATTCAGGCTGCTGAAAAGACTCTTGCTGATCTCTGTGACTTCCTGGCCGATATGGCTGCGAAATGCGGAAAAGAAAAACTGCCCCTGGTAGAAAAGACCATCAAACTTGAGAAGTGGGACGTAATGTACGCCGAAGCTTTTCCCCAGATGGAAACTGCAGTATTCATGGACGGTAAGTTCGAAAGACGTGATGCCATCAGGGCTATCAAGAAAGCAATGCTTGCCAAGTACGAAGCAGACATTCCTGAAGAGCAGATTAGACTGGTGGGTGACCTTTTCGAAGAACTTGAAAGAGTCATTATCAGAAAATCCATTATTGAAAAGAATGTCCGTTGTGATAAACGTGCCAGTGACAAAATCAGGGACATCTCCTGTGAAATCGATATGCTGGACAGAGCTCATGGTTCTGCACTGTTTACTCGTGGTGAAACTCAGTCTCTGGGTGTTACCACTCTAGGCAGCGTTCAGGATGAACAGATCATGGACGATATCGATGGAGACAGAAGAGCTAACTTCATGCTTCATTACAATTTCCCTCCCTACTCAGTAGGTGAAACAGGAAGATTGGGTACCGGACGCCGTGAAATCGGTCATGGTCACCTGGCTCAGAGAGCCATAGAAGGTGTTCTTCCTTCCAAGGAAGAATTTCCCTATACTATCCGTGTCGTTTCAGAAATCCTGGAATCAAACGGATCTTCTTCACAGGCTACAATCTGTAGTGGATCACTGAGTCTTCTGGACGCCGGTGTTCCCCTTAAAAGACCTGTTGCCGGTATTGCCATGGGTCTTATCAAGGAAGGGGATGACTTTGCTGTTCTCTCTGATATTCTTGGTGAAGAAGATCATATGGGTGATATGGACTTCAAGGTTGCCGGTTCTGAAGAAGGAATCACAGCTTTCCAGATGGACATAAAGATTCCCGGAATCAGCATTGAAATCATGAAAAAAGCACTTTCACAGGCTCTGGAAGGACGTCTGCATATCCTTAAGATCATGAACGAAACAATTTCTGAACCCAGCAGTGAAGTGTCTGAGTTTGCACCCAGTGTAACTTCCTTCAAGGTTGATGTTGATAAAATCGGACTCCTTATCGGACCTGGTGGTAAAAATATCAAGGGTATGGCTGAGAAGAGCGGTGCAAAGATCAATATCGATGAAGACGGTACTGTAAATGTTTTCTGTAGAGAAAAGAAAGGTACCGATATGGCTGAAGCCATGATTAGAGGTATGATCGAAGAACCCGAAGTAGGAACACTTTACAAAGCCGTTGTAAAACGTATTATGGATTTTGGTGCCTTTATGGAGTTCCTTCCCGGTAAAGAAGGTCTCTGTCATATTTCCAAGATTTCTGCAGAGCGTGTTAACAATGTTTCCGATGTTCTGAAAGAAGGTCAGGAAGTTGAAGTTCGTCTTATCGAAGTAGATAGAATGGGCAGAATCAATCTGAGTGTCGTAGATGCTCTGGATAAAAACTGGAAATCCAAATCCGGTGGTATGAACCGCAGATAA
- the infB gene encoding translation initiation factor IF-2, with protein MSEDLEKKEPKATLIKHKKADVAPPIKESSDSKKKVVVVKKKVVVKKAHKVVATKDIKAPEKAAEAPASTPAATPAATPAATPAATPDATPAASAAEPKAAVTPAAGTGAPVRRPAQPRNPDRVNNSSRGGTGRAGNLSGEKPRTTPGRAGNYAPGGRNFDRNQGEEGKTQSPVQSPSQNQSPNQSQGQSQGQGGYRPQSQGSGYRPQSQGSGYRPQTPGGYKPQSQGSGYRPQSQGSGFRAKIEGGYKPPVSQGSGYRPQREGGYKPQGGQAGQGSGYRPQGSGYRPQGQGAQGSGYRPQGQGAQGGAPNRGGFKPQGQGGAPNRGGFRPGGGGAPKESISDAQKSAPKKFFKSKKGGPRNYQKKREQNTEKLYQIKKKTINTTNPVPKEIDIMEVVTVSELARKMNLKASDLISKLMGMGMMVTINQQIDAETATILADDYNCKVKIVSLYDETIIDTEKDEETDLKTRPPVIAVVGHVDHGKTKLLDALRDTDVVSSEHGGITQHIGAYTIKTKANQDLTFLDTPGHAAFTLMRARGAQVADIVVLVVAANDGVMPQTIEAINHAKDAKVPIVVAVNKMDLPDANPDRVKQQLSEYNLMPDSWGGTTQFVELSALKGEGVQNLVDILILESEMLELKANWDCRAEGKIIESKVDQGRGIVSTVLVERGILKVGDCFVAGVFSGKVRAMFNYKGDKVTEATPSMPVEILGFTGIPNSGDPFQVTENEKIARQYGDKRQELRRLEGAKNVKKITLDNLYDSIQSGSVQELNVIIKGDVHGSVEALQQALEKLSTPEIRLVCKHAAAGAIIENDVNLAVASSAIIIGFHVRPTPKAQMVAEREKVEIRKYNIIYDAVEDIKTAMEGMLTPDLEEQVVGKVEIRETFKVPKIGVIAGCMVTSGIVTRKSSVHVIREGIQVYTGALASLKRFKDDAKEVREGFECGLSVENFNDIKVGDELEVFEMKEIAKKLGEPTASE; from the coding sequence ATGTCAGAAGATTTAGAAAAAAAAGAACCTAAAGCAACACTCATTAAGCATAAAAAGGCAGATGTAGCACCTCCTATAAAAGAATCCTCAGATTCCAAGAAAAAGGTTGTTGTTGTAAAGAAAAAAGTAGTAGTCAAAAAGGCCCACAAGGTCGTGGCTACAAAAGATATCAAGGCTCCTGAAAAAGCGGCTGAAGCTCCGGCTTCAACTCCGGCTGCAACTCCGGCTGCAACTCCGGCTGCAACTCCGGCTGCAACTCCGGATGCAACTCCGGCTGCAAGCGCTGCGGAACCTAAGGCAGCAGTTACTCCCGCTGCCGGAACCGGTGCTCCCGTCAGAAGACCGGCTCAGCCCCGTAATCCCGATAGAGTGAACAACTCAAGTCGCGGTGGTACAGGCCGGGCAGGGAATCTGAGTGGTGAAAAACCCAGAACTACTCCCGGTAGAGCAGGGAATTATGCGCCCGGCGGTAGAAATTTTGACCGCAATCAAGGCGAAGAAGGCAAGACTCAGAGTCCGGTTCAGAGTCCGAGCCAGAACCAGAGTCCGAACCAGAGTCAAGGTCAGAGTCAAGGTCAGGGTGGTTATAGACCCCAGTCCCAGGGCAGTGGTTACAGACCCCAGTCTCAGGGTAGCGGTTACAGACCCCAGACCCCGGGCGGCTACAAACCTCAGAGTCAGGGCAGCGGTTACAGACCTCAGAGTCAGGGCAGCGGTTTTAGAGCTAAGATTGAAGGTGGTTACAAGCCGCCGGTAAGTCAGGGCAGCGGTTACAGACCTCAGCGAGAGGGTGGATATAAACCTCAGGGTGGTCAGGCCGGTCAGGGCAGTGGTTACAGACCTCAGGGCAGTGGTTACAGGCCCCAGGGCCAGGGTGCTCAGGGTAGTGGTTATAGACCCCAGGGCCAGGGCGCTCAGGGCGGAGCTCCCAATAGAGGCGGTTTCAAACCCCAGGGTCAGGGCGGTGCTCCTAACCGAGGCGGTTTCAGACCCGGTGGAGGCGGCGCACCTAAGGAATCTATTTCCGATGCGCAGAAATCAGCTCCTAAGAAGTTCTTTAAGAGTAAGAAGGGCGGACCCAGAAACTATCAGAAAAAACGTGAACAGAATACAGAGAAACTGTATCAGATAAAGAAAAAGACTATTAATACTACCAACCCGGTTCCGAAAGAAATCGATATCATGGAAGTAGTAACAGTTTCCGAACTCGCCAGAAAGATGAACCTCAAGGCATCGGATCTTATTTCCAAACTCATGGGAATGGGAATGATGGTAACTATAAATCAGCAAATAGACGCTGAAACAGCTACCATTCTGGCAGATGACTATAATTGTAAGGTTAAAATCGTTTCTCTTTATGATGAAACTATTATTGATACTGAAAAAGATGAAGAAACTGATCTCAAGACCCGACCTCCTGTCATCGCAGTTGTCGGTCATGTCGACCACGGTAAGACAAAACTTCTAGATGCCCTGCGGGATACGGATGTAGTGTCTTCTGAGCATGGTGGTATTACACAGCATATCGGTGCCTATACCATCAAGACAAAAGCTAATCAGGATCTGACCTTCCTGGATACTCCAGGTCATGCGGCGTTTACTCTGATGAGAGCCCGTGGTGCACAGGTTGCGGATATTGTTGTACTGGTTGTTGCCGCTAATGACGGTGTTATGCCCCAGACAATTGAAGCCATCAACCATGCTAAGGATGCGAAAGTTCCCATCGTTGTTGCAGTAAACAAGATGGACCTTCCCGATGCTAATCCCGACAGGGTTAAACAGCAGTTGTCTGAGTATAATCTTATGCCCGACAGCTGGGGTGGTACTACACAGTTTGTTGAACTTTCAGCACTGAAAGGTGAAGGTGTTCAGAATCTTGTTGATATACTGATACTTGAATCTGAAATGCTTGAACTGAAAGCAAACTGGGATTGCCGAGCCGAAGGTAAGATTATTGAATCCAAGGTTGATCAGGGACGTGGTATTGTATCTACAGTACTTGTTGAGCGTGGTATCCTTAAAGTTGGAGACTGTTTCGTTGCCGGTGTATTCTCCGGTAAAGTAAGAGCAATGTTTAACTATAAGGGTGATAAAGTTACAGAAGCTACACCTTCAATGCCAGTAGAAATCCTTGGATTTACGGGGATACCTAATTCAGGTGATCCCTTCCAGGTAACAGAAAATGAAAAGATTGCCCGTCAGTACGGTGACAAACGTCAGGAACTGAGAAGACTTGAAGGTGCTAAAAATGTGAAGAAAATCACATTGGATAACCTATATGATTCAATTCAGTCCGGATCTGTTCAGGAACTCAATGTTATCATCAAGGGTGACGTGCACGGATCTGTAGAGGCTCTGCAGCAGGCTCTTGAAAAACTCAGTACTCCTGAAATCAGACTTGTCTGTAAGCATGCAGCTGCCGGTGCCATCATCGAAAATGATGTTAACCTGGCTGTTGCCTCCAGCGCAATTATTATCGGTTTCCATGTAAGACCCACTCCTAAAGCCCAGATGGTTGCGGAACGGGAAAAAGTGGAAATCAGAAAATACAACATCATTTATGATGCGGTAGAAGATATTAAGACTGCCATGGAAGGAATGCTGACACCCGATCTGGAAGAACAGGTTGTTGGTAAGGTTGAAATCCGTGAAACTTTCAAGGTTCCCAAGATCGGAGTTATTGCAGGTTGTATGGTTACTTCAGGTATTGTTACCAGAAAAAGCAGTGTCCATGTAATCCGTGAAGGAATCCAGGTCTATACAGGAGCTTTAGCATCGCTGAAACGCTTCAAGGATGATGCCAAGGAAGTCCGTGAAGGATTTGAATGTGGTCTTTCCGTTGAAAACTTTAATGACATCAAGGTCGGTGACGAACTTGAAGTCTTTGAAATGAAAGAGATAGCCAAAAAGCTGGGAGAACCTACGGCCAGTGAATGA
- the dut gene encoding dUTP diphosphatase — MDTVAVKLTGPEDMMPHYGTEDSAGADLRACVDSPVTLAPGERKLIPTGLRMAIPSGYEGQVRPRSGLAVKKGLTVLNTPGTIDADYRGDVMVILINLGREDVVIERGERIAQLIIAPVTRADFQFTDNLEDTARGSGGFGSTGVK, encoded by the coding sequence ATGGATACTGTTGCTGTTAAATTGACCGGTCCCGAGGACATGATGCCCCATTACGGAACAGAAGATTCGGCGGGAGCCGATCTCAGGGCCTGTGTAGATTCGCCTGTTACTCTTGCTCCCGGGGAAAGAAAACTGATCCCCACAGGACTGCGTATGGCAATCCCTTCAGGGTATGAAGGACAGGTAAGACCCCGTTCCGGACTGGCTGTTAAGAAGGGTCTCACAGTTTTAAATACTCCGGGAACTATCGATGCAGATTACAGAGGGGATGTTATGGTTATCCTGATCAACCTGGGCCGGGAGGATGTTGTTATTGAGCGGGGCGAAAGAATTGCCCAGCTGATCATAGCACCAGTGACAAGAGCTGATTTTCAGTTCACTGATAACCTTGAGGATACAGCCAGAGGCAGCGGCGGTTTCGGTTCTACCGGAGTCAAATGA
- the truB gene encoding tRNA pseudouridine(55) synthase TruB, whose product MIKQKKNDTGIISSPLPVGGGGIIFLHKKPGVTSFQALGRIKKVLNTGKVGHTGTLDKFAEGLLILLTGKLTRMNALITDLDKEYEALIRFGRETDTLDPEGETVAEADPPSLEAIESVIHQFKGEISQTPPRYSAIHIDGRRAHELARSGKEVEMPSREITIHDIEILGYENNDLKLRVHCSKGTYIRSLARDIGTACNSRAYVQELVRTAVGPFSLDTAVDVENFRGPADFYSWEEFFLKLGNSRILTLNELGLKRMKDGIPFRKEFLSVPAQDSIVLKNDETEYLLLKDSEGILKAVLEYRDGRYQYKINLCS is encoded by the coding sequence ATGATAAAACAGAAGAAGAATGATACAGGAATAATCTCTTCACCGCTGCCTGTCGGCGGGGGAGGGATTATATTTTTACATAAGAAACCGGGTGTTACTTCCTTTCAGGCTCTTGGACGCATTAAAAAAGTCCTGAATACCGGGAAAGTAGGGCATACGGGAACTCTTGATAAGTTTGCCGAAGGCCTCCTTATTCTTCTGACCGGAAAATTGACCAGGATGAACGCCCTGATCACCGATCTGGATAAGGAATATGAAGCACTGATCCGCTTCGGAAGAGAAACTGATACCCTGGATCCAGAGGGTGAAACAGTTGCCGAAGCCGATCCTCCCTCACTTGAGGCCATTGAATCGGTCATACATCAGTTTAAAGGTGAAATATCTCAGACTCCGCCCCGTTATTCCGCTATTCACATAGATGGGAGAAGGGCTCATGAGCTTGCCCGAAGCGGTAAAGAAGTGGAGATGCCTTCCAGGGAAATTACAATCCACGATATTGAGATTCTCGGATATGAGAATAATGATCTGAAACTAAGAGTTCACTGCTCAAAAGGGACCTATATCCGTTCTTTGGCCAGAGATATCGGAACAGCCTGTAATAGCAGAGCCTATGTTCAGGAACTGGTACGGACAGCTGTTGGACCATTTTCTTTGGATACTGCAGTGGATGTGGAGAATTTCAGAGGCCCCGCAGATTTTTATTCATGGGAAGAATTCTTTTTGAAGCTGGGAAATTCCAGAATACTAACGTTGAATGAGCTTGGTCTAAAGAGAATGAAGGATGGAATCCCCTTCAGGAAGGAATTTTTATCGGTACCTGCTCAAGATTCAATTGTTCTTAAAAATGACGAAACGGAGTACCTGCTGCTTAAAGACAGTGAGGGTATTTTGAAAGCGGTTCTGGAGTATAGAGACGGAAGATATCAGTACAAAATAAATCTTTGTTCTTAA
- the rpsO gene encoding 30S ribosomal protein S15: MLTKEDKQNVVEEFGTNGTDTGSTEVQIALLTKRIEDLMDHFKSNKKDHASRRGLLKMVGSRRKLLKYLKRKDLESYRSLIAKLGLRK, encoded by the coding sequence ATGTTAACCAAAGAAGACAAACAGAATGTTGTTGAAGAGTTCGGAACAAACGGTACAGATACCGGTTCTACTGAAGTGCAGATCGCTCTTCTTACAAAAAGAATTGAAGATTTAATGGATCACTTTAAATCAAACAAGAAAGATCATGCTTCAAGACGTGGACTGCTTAAAATGGTAGGTTCCCGTAGAAAGCTGCTGAAGTATCTTAAGAGAAAAGATCTCGAAAGTTACAGATCACTTATTGCTAAACTCGGTCTTAGAAAATAA
- a CDS encoding ComF family protein: MNILSILENRSCYLCGSPDDGRSGLCFECQDHIKHSSLKKGTLCPRCSQPLLSNDPQFCPFCHSVPGVEQLHSISYFNSYMKELLTLFKSGKMPCLRFFFASLIYEYLKKEGLLDAVLVPVPPRRGKFRDQGWDQVDLLCKTLKRSYRIRIERILERTDRIQQKTLSFEEREQHMKKILRYKDSTVKLEGFRAVILFDDIFTSGATISAAAELLGKKYTGELSALVLCSVI, translated from the coding sequence ATGAATATATTGTCAATTCTTGAAAATAGAAGCTGTTATCTCTGCGGGAGCCCTGATGACGGGCGAAGCGGTCTGTGCTTTGAATGTCAGGATCATATTAAACATAGCAGTTTGAAAAAGGGAACTCTCTGTCCCCGATGCTCTCAGCCTCTTCTTTCAAATGATCCTCAGTTCTGTCCATTCTGTCACTCTGTTCCCGGTGTGGAGCAATTGCACTCTATTTCATATTTCAATTCATATATGAAGGAACTGCTTACCCTGTTCAAATCTGGAAAAATGCCCTGTCTCCGCTTCTTTTTCGCATCACTTATATATGAGTATTTAAAAAAAGAGGGGCTCCTTGATGCAGTTCTTGTTCCCGTGCCCCCCAGGAGGGGGAAATTTCGGGATCAGGGCTGGGATCAGGTGGATCTACTCTGTAAAACCCTTAAGAGAAGTTATAGGATAAGAATTGAAAGAATTCTTGAGAGGACAGACAGAATTCAGCAGAAGACTTTGAGCTTTGAGGAGAGGGAACAACATATGAAGAAAATTCTCCGCTACAAAGACTCTACGGTTAAATTAGAGGGTTTCAGGGCAGTTATTCTATTTGATGACATCTTTACCAGCGGTGCAACAATCAGCGCTGCTGCTGAGCTATTGGGAAAAAAGTATACGGGAGAGCTGTCGGCACTGGTTCTTTGCTCCGTAATATAG
- the nusA gene encoding transcription termination factor NusA — protein MTSDFAESIRQLQQERGITEELVLSTIEDFLMAAYKRKFGTSDNAIVRFTDDNSNVTIYAKKRIVEEDDYYDPVCEILIEDAVKYNEESELGDELLIEIDPKEFDRLAVQSAKQRARQDLREIQKDTLYSEFKDKVGEMIIGYYQREKNGNIFVDLGRTEGILPKRFQSPREEYNQGDRIKALICEVNKTPSGLQIVLSRTHSDFVKRIFELEVPEIYDNTIEVHKIVREAGYRTKIAVSSNREDVDPVGACVGLKGVRIQAIVRELEGEKIDILKFDADPISFIKNALSPAEVIDVVVVDGAKRQALAIVPEQQLSLAIGKQGLNVRLANRLVDWSIDVKTEEQFEEMDMSQEISRAASELFNMDEGNDEEITRIEELPDIPERVSAILRENGIDLIETLVNMNLEDLKSFDGIHDDDVALIRGIIDDNVEIVESDSDEELEEDVIEEDEAYECPECGAAITLDMTACPSCGVGLSFEIEEVEQDGEDESEEEDSVEVNSVEEEPSQDAPEDDNQE, from the coding sequence ATGACATCAGATTTCGCTGAATCAATACGTCAGCTGCAGCAGGAAAGAGGCATTACAGAAGAATTAGTTCTCAGTACAATTGAGGACTTTTTGATGGCGGCATACAAGAGAAAGTTCGGAACTTCCGACAACGCTATTGTTCGTTTCACAGATGATAACTCAAATGTGACTATTTATGCAAAGAAAAGAATTGTGGAAGAGGATGATTACTATGATCCTGTCTGTGAGATTCTTATTGAAGATGCTGTAAAATACAACGAGGAAAGTGAACTTGGTGATGAGCTTCTTATTGAAATTGATCCCAAAGAGTTTGACCGTCTGGCTGTACAGTCTGCAAAGCAGAGAGCACGTCAGGATCTAAGAGAGATACAGAAAGATACCCTTTACTCTGAGTTCAAGGATAAAGTCGGTGAGATGATCATCGGTTATTATCAGAGAGAAAAGAACGGTAATATCTTTGTAGACCTTGGAAGAACTGAAGGTATCCTTCCCAAGAGATTCCAGTCTCCCAGAGAAGAATATAATCAGGGTGACAGAATTAAGGCGCTTATTTGTGAAGTAAATAAAACACCTTCAGGATTACAGATCGTTCTTTCAAGAACCCATTCAGATTTTGTTAAACGGATATTTGAACTGGAAGTTCCTGAGATTTACGACAATACTATTGAAGTACATAAAATTGTTCGTGAAGCGGGTTACAGAACCAAAATCGCTGTTTCATCCAATAGAGAAGATGTAGATCCGGTAGGAGCATGTGTCGGTCTAAAGGGTGTAAGAATTCAGGCTATCGTAAGAGAGCTGGAAGGTGAGAAGATTGACATCCTTAAGTTTGATGCCGATCCTATCTCATTTATTAAAAATGCTTTGTCTCCTGCAGAGGTGATCGATGTCGTCGTTGTTGACGGTGCGAAACGCCAGGCTCTGGCAATTGTACCTGAGCAGCAGCTGTCACTTGCCATTGGTAAGCAGGGACTTAATGTCCGTCTGGCCAACCGTCTTGTGGACTGGAGCATTGATGTTAAGACAGAAGAGCAGTTCGAAGAAATGGATATGTCTCAGGAAATCTCCAGAGCAGCATCCGAACTCTTTAATATGGATGAAGGAAACGATGAGGAAATTACACGCATCGAAGAACTTCCCGATATTCCTGAAAGAGTATCTGCAATTCTAAGAGAAAATGGTATTGATCTGATTGAAACTCTGGTTAACATGAATCTGGAAGATCTCAAGTCTTTTGATGGAATCCATGATGATGATGTTGCTCTTATCAGAGGAATCATTGATGATAATGTGGAAATAGTGGAAAGCGACAGTGACGAAGAACTGGAAGAAGATGTCATTGAAGAGGATGAGGCGTATGAATGTCCCGAATGTGGAGCAGCCATCACCCTTGATATGACAGCATGTCCCAGCTGTGGAGTCGGACTGAGTTTTGAGATAGAAGAAGTCGAGCAGGATGGCGAGGATGAATCTGAAGAAGAGGATTCCGTAGAGGTAAATTCCGTTGAGGAAGAACCCAGTCAGGATGCTCCTGAAGATGACAATCAGGAATAA